The sequence GTCTAAAAATGTTGAATCCCTTCGGGATTCAGAGATAAAAAGAATTACTGGTCACTTTTCAGTGTCTTTCTTATTTATCTACCTGTTTTTTTATAAAAACAACATCAAAGATGTTGAACATTTGTAGGAGAAATGAAGTTCATGTTGAAAGGGCAACCCTGAAAGGGTTGAACGTTTTAAAATTAATTATGAAAAAATGAGAACCATAAATTTTCGAAATCATTTTTTCCGGTAAAAAAAGCTATTTTAATCTATAAATTTCCAAAATTTTTGGGGGACATTCAGTTTCTAACAAATTTAATCTTGACATTTTTTAATAAAAATGTTATATTGACAATTCCATTGAAACAATATTTTAATTCAGGGCATAAGAGAGAGTTTTCCATGTTTAATATTTTTATCTTCATACGAATTATTAGCATCATGATACGCCCTCCTCTCCTGGCAGAGGGACAGTAGCAGGATTTCCATAACTTGTAAATATCACCCACTGCCAGGAAAAATAGACAGTGGGTTTTTTATTGGCAGCAAGAAAAAATAAAATCAGGAATAGGGTTATGCTGAAAAAAGTCAACACGCAGGAAGATTTTATCGCCTTAGAGCATCGTATTTTAGACTTCTGGAAGAAAAATAAATCATTTGAAAAATTAGTTGAAAAAAATCGCGGCAAAAAGCACTGGTCATTTTTGGACGGACCGATCACTGCTAATAATCCCATGGGCGTACACCACGCCTGGGGCAGAACGTACAAAGATATTTTTCAGCGCTACCACGCCATGCTCGGTCATGATCAGCGCTATCAAAACGGATTTGATTGCCAAGGTTTGTGGGTCGAAGTTGAAGTTGAAAAAGAGCTCGGTTTCAAATCGAAAACAGACATCGAAGAATTTGGCATTGAGAATTTTGTTGACAAATGCAAGCAGCGCGTGTACAAATACTCCAAAATTCAGACCGAGCAGTCGATTCGTCTCGGTTACTGGATGGATTGGGACAATTCTTACTACACCATGTCCGACATCAACAATTACACCATCTGGAAATTCCTGAAAAAATGCTACGATCGCGGCTGGATTTACAAAGGCCATGACGTGATGCCATGGTGTATCAAATGCGGCGCTGCCATGTCGCAGCACGAGATTGCCACCGAAGGCTACCGCGAAATGGAGCACACGAGTATTTACGTCAGATTCCCGCTCGCGGACCGCGAAAATGAGAGTTTACTTGTCTGGACGACCACGCCGTGGACCCTGCCGGCGAACGTCGGCGCGGCGGTTCATCCGGATTTTACTTACGTAAAGGTCAAACAGGGGGACGAAATTTTCTACCTCGTCAAGGAACGCGCCGAAACCGTGCTGAAAACAAAAGGCGATTACCAAGTTTTAGGAGAACTCCCGGGCAGCGCCATGGCCGGCTGGGAATTTCATTCGCCGTTTGAAATGCTTCCGGTGCAGCAAGGCGTAAAACATCCGGTCATTGTCTGGGACGAAGTCAGTGCGGAAGAAGGTACCGGCATCGTACACATTGCTCCCGGCTGCGGAAAAGAAGATTTTGCCCTGGGCAAAGAATACAACATGCCAGCCATCGCACCGCTGGACGAATTCGGCACATTTCTCGACGGTTTTGACTGGATTAGCGGCAGGAACGTGATGGACGTGGGCGAGCCGATCATCCGGAATTTGCGCGAACGGAATATTCTGTACAAACGGGAAAAAATCACTCACCGTTACCCGGTGTGCTGGCGCCACGGCACAGAGTTGGTGTTCCGGCTCGTGGACGAATGGTTCATTAAAATGGACGAATTGCGTTTCGACATCATGGAAGTCACCAAAAAAATTCGCTGGATGCCCGACTACGGCATGCAGTTGGAATTGGACTGGCTGAAAAATATGCACGACTGGATGATTTCCAAAAAGCGCTACTGGGGACTGGCGCTGCCGATTTACGAATGCCCGAAATGCGGAAACTTTGAAGTCCTGGGCAGCATCGAGGAGTTGAAAGATCGCGCCGTGGAGGGTTGGGAAGAACTTGAAGGACATTCTCCGCACCGGCCCTACATTGATAAAGTGAAAATTAAATGTTCCCAATGCGGCGCCACTGTGCCGCGCGTCAAAGATGTCGGAAATCCCTGGCTCGACGCGGGAATTGTACCTTATTCTACCATGAAATATCTTGAAGACAGAAAATATTGGGAGAAATGGTTC comes from Calditrichota bacterium and encodes:
- a CDS encoding isoleucine--tRNA ligase; protein product: MLKKVNTQEDFIALEHRILDFWKKNKSFEKLVEKNRGKKHWSFLDGPITANNPMGVHHAWGRTYKDIFQRYHAMLGHDQRYQNGFDCQGLWVEVEVEKELGFKSKTDIEEFGIENFVDKCKQRVYKYSKIQTEQSIRLGYWMDWDNSYYTMSDINNYTIWKFLKKCYDRGWIYKGHDVMPWCIKCGAAMSQHEIATEGYREMEHTSIYVRFPLADRENESLLVWTTTPWTLPANVGAAVHPDFTYVKVKQGDEIFYLVKERAETVLKTKGDYQVLGELPGSAMAGWEFHSPFEMLPVQQGVKHPVIVWDEVSAEEGTGIVHIAPGCGKEDFALGKEYNMPAIAPLDEFGTFLDGFDWISGRNVMDVGEPIIRNLRERNILYKREKITHRYPVCWRHGTELVFRLVDEWFIKMDELRFDIMEVTKKIRWMPDYGMQLELDWLKNMHDWMISKKRYWGLALPIYECPKCGNFEVLGSIEELKDRAVEGWEELEGHSPHRPYIDKVKIKCSQCGATVPRVKDVGNPWLDAGIVPYSTMKYLEDRKYWEKWFPADFITECFPGQFRNWFYAILAMSTVMENREPFKTVLGYALVRDEKGEEMHKSTGNAIWFEDAAEKIGVDTMRWMFADHNPFTNLSFGYGPAKEIRKHLLTLWNTYAFWANYAILDDINPADLNAKKEDMTEIDRWVLAKLQELIRVSRQNYEEYNVMAFVKKAEAFIDDLSNWYVRRNRRRFWKSEKDTDKQIAYFTLHKVLVTFIKLLAPVIPFITEEMYQNLVVANDPSAPESIHHCDFPEVDENFVDDELVKGIDQVIAVVKAGRALRNQSGIKVRQPIAEFFIKPGPSLDPESLKKHFSHITEELNVKKVTFIDDDAELVDYQLKLDFKKLGPKFGKDVPKVQKALAGISAREAAKKLKAGLPIEVTLDDRTVQLESEDIQVELKPQENRVVQESDGSVLALDIHLTEELISEGLARDLIRQIQELRKEADFEMNDRIHLFFSGSEKIKNAFETHADYIKAETLSLDITDSVSADSKSKEIKVGGEKVVIGVKK